A single genomic interval of Amblyraja radiata isolate CabotCenter1 chromosome 3, sAmbRad1.1.pri, whole genome shotgun sequence harbors:
- the nmrk1 gene encoding nicotinamide riboside kinase 1 isoform X3, translated as MKKIIVGIGGMTNGGKTTIACSLKKALPNSSLINQDTFFKESADVEFGEDGFQQYDVITALDMEAMMNAVYGRMKNIAAFREEDIAQEYNDLGILIIEGFLLYNYKPLNDVFHQRYYISIPYEECKRRRCLRTYEPPDPPGYFDGHVWPMYLKNKKEMEEIADNIIYLDGTKSPEELFTQVYEDILREVQKLKTSADYCC; from the exons atgaaaaaaatcatTGTTGGAATTGGAGG CATGACAAATGGTGGAAAAACCACAATTGCATGCAGTCTCAAGAAAGCACTTCCAAACAGCTCTTTAATAAATCAAGATACATTTTTCAAG GAGTCTGCTGATGTGGAGTTTGGAGAAGATGGCTTTCAGCAGTATGATG tcattacagctcTAGATATGGAAGCAATGATGAATGCAGTATATGGCAGGATGAAGAATATAGCTGCCTTCCGTGAGGAAGACATAGCTCAAGAATATAATGACCTTGGCATCCTAATAATAGAAGGGTTCCTTCTTTACAATTATAA GCCATTGAATGATGTTTTTCATCAGCGCTATTATATCTCCATTCCATATGAGGAGTGCAAGAGACGAAGATG TTTAAGAACTTATGAACCACCAGACCCACCTGGATATTTTGATGGACATGTGTGGCCAATGTACctcaaaaataaaaaagaaatggAAGAGATAGCAGACAACATAA TTTACTTGGATGGAACAAAATCCCCAGAAGAACTATTTACTCAAGTTTACGAAGATATTTTAAGGGAAGTTCAGAAACTCAAG ACATCTGCTGACTATTGCTGCTGA
- the nmrk1 gene encoding nicotinamide riboside kinase 1 isoform X1: MKCFEKLVMERIKSSLPSDLDPLQFAYRHNRSMDDASALTYTNCWNTWKRETPPQPSTRPLSQAPSLASSLPAPCPAKPPTSLFPSPTRPDFIFSLKSTNLTVLADPLFLLVLVPPNLFPHTLTILSPPVKSLPTYVQDTSHALRLLHDFSFPGPHSLIFTMDVQSLYTSIPHQEGLKALRFFLDRRTNQSPSTNILLRQAELVLTLNNFSIDSSHFLQIQGGAMGTCMGPSYACFFVGYVEQSLFEAYRGPIPKRYLSYIDDYIRATSCTHAELTDFIHFTTNFHPALKFTWTISDISLPFLDLTISIAGNRALTDIYYKPSDSHDYLDYTSSHPASCDSIPYSQFLRLRRMCTQDVFQTRTSEMSSFFRERGFLSLTIDQALTRVSISRSSARSPHPPHS; encoded by the coding sequence atgaaatgttttgagaagctagttatggaacgcattaaatccagtctaccaagcgaccttgacccactgcagttcgcctaccgccacaacaggtccatggacGATGCCAGCGCTCTAACCTACACTAATTgctggaacacctggaaaagagaGACACCTCCACAGCCGAGCACTAGGCCATTATCTCaagcaccatcactggcttcatcgcttccggctccctgccctgccaagcctccaacctcattgttccccagccccacacggcccgattttatcttctctctaaaatccacaaacctgactgtcctggcagacccattgtttctgcttgttcttgtgccaccgaacttatttccacataccttgaccatcctatcccccccagtcaaatccctccctacctatgtccaagacacctcacatgctcttcgtctcctccatgacttcagttttccaggcccccattccctcatcttcaccatggatgtccagtcactctacacctctatcccccaccaggagggtcttaaagccctccgttttttcctcgaccgcagaaccaaccaatccccatctactaaTATTCTCCTCCGCCAAgctgagctggtccttaccctcaacaacttttccattgactcctcccatttccttcaaATCCAAGGCGgagctatgggcacatgcatgggccccagctatgcctgcttctttgtagggtacgttgaacaatccttgttcgaggcgtaccgtggccctatccccaaacgctACCTCAGCTACATTGACGACTACAttcgtgctacctcctgcacccatgcagaactcactgacttcatccatttcaccactaacttccatccggcactcaaattcacctggaccatttccgacatctccctaccatttctagacctcaccatctccatcgcaggtaacagagcactgaccgacatctactacaaaccctctgactcccatgactatctggactacacttcttcccaccctgcttcctgtgactctatcccctactcccaattcctccgtctacgccgcatgtgCACCCAGGATGTGTTCCAAACGAGGACATcagagatgtcttcattctttagggaacgggggttcctctctttgactatagatcaggctctcaccagggtctctatatcccgtagctccgctcgctctccccatcccccccactcgtaa